In one window of Salvia miltiorrhiza cultivar Shanhuang (shh) unplaced genomic scaffold, IMPLAD_Smil_shh original_scaffold_259, whole genome shotgun sequence DNA:
- the LOC131003686 gene encoding zinc-finger homeodomain protein 9-like gives MDLGNSSVKTPEAESETPTRIQPTTKSASAFTNGVLKRHAPLQHFHHHPVVVTYKECLKNHAATLGGHAVDGCGEFMPSPASNPAEPTSLKCAACGCHRNFHRRDPEDPLPVPPAATPALEYQPHHRHHPPPPRAGGGNSPNNSPSPPPISSSYYPSAPHMLLALSHGLSAPPPDSNHHSPISAAINPGSTPMLSSSSRKRYRTKFTQFQKEKMLEFAEKVEWKMQKRDEDAINSFCGEIGVDKGVFKVWMHNNKNTFGKKDHPPPPHLSNSNTTTEISTPPPANGNGNGLSYCNIKEDVHAAEELGHQLHLHDNRSSHAHAHALGTNGSSSS, from the coding sequence ATGGACTTAGGCAATTCGAGCGTGAAGACTCCGGAAGCAGAATCCGAGACCCCGACCCGGATCCAGCCCACCACCAAGTCCGCCTCCGCCTTCACCAACGGCGTGCTCAAGCGCCACGCGCCGCTGCAGCACTTCCACCACCACCCCGTCGTCGTCACCTACAAGGAATGCCTGAAGAACCACGCCGCCACCCTGGGCGGCCACGCCGTCGACGGCTGCGGCGAGTTCATGCCCTCCCCGGCCTCCAACCCGGCCGAGCCCACCTCCCTCAAATGCGCCGCCTGCGGCTGCCACCGCAACTTCCACCGCCGCGACCCCGAGGATCCCCTCCCGGTGCCCCCCGCCGCCACCCCGGCGCTCGAGTACCAGCcccaccaccgccaccacccTCCCCCTCCCCGCGCCGGCGGCGGCAACAGCCCCAACAATTCCCCGTCTCCGCCGCCGATCTCCTCCTCCTACTACCCCTCCGCGCCGCACATGCTCCTCGCCCTCAGCCACGGCCTGTCCGCGCCTCCCCCCGATTCCAACCACCACTCCCCAATCTCCGCCGCCATTAACCCCGGCTCCACCCCCATGCTCAGCTCCAGCAGCCGCAAGCGCTACCGCACCAAATTCACCCAATTTCAGAAGGAGAAAATGCTCGAATTCGCCGAGAAAGTGGAGTGGAAAATGCAGAAGCGAGACGAGGACGCCATCAACTCATTCTGCGGCGAAATCGGCGTCGACAAGGGCGTCTTCAAAGTGTGGATGCACAACAACAAGAACACATTCGGGAAGAAGGAtcatccgccgccgccgcattTATCTAACAGCAACACCACCACCGAAATCTCCACTCCGCCCCCCGCCAACGGCAACGGCAACGGCTTGAGCTACTGCAACATCAAGGAGGATGTCCACGCCGCCGAGGAATTGGGGCATCAGCTCCATCTCCATGATAATCGAAGCTCTCACGCTCACGCTCACGCGCTTGGTACTAAtggatcttcttcttcttga